In a genomic window of Littorina saxatilis isolate snail1 unplaced genomic scaffold, US_GU_Lsax_2.0 scaffold_525, whole genome shotgun sequence:
- the LOC138955675 gene encoding scavenger receptor class F member 1-like: MCELEVWVCQSGYHRVSNRTCELCNTNCDRGCYRGNGRCDGCKPGYHGDQCDSQCSTIHYRCTQCTQDSTCTTCSSNFQAPACTGCKDGRWGAQCGTPCHGTCGQCTQDTGSCTACSGFFKLPECKECLEGYYKQSWSTSCTECTWQCLDNTVCSNTTGDCADCPPGKMGDRCQQGSCIIDI, encoded by the exons ATGTGTGAACTAGAAGTATGGG TCTGTCAGAGTGGATATCACAGGGTCAGCAACAGAACATGTGAACTATGCAACACCAACTGTGATCGTGGCTGTTACAGAGGCAACGGCAGATGTGACG GTTGCAAGCCAGGGTACCACGGAGATCAGTGCGACAGTCAATGTTCAACCATACACTACAGGTGCACACAGTGTACCCAGGACAGTACCTGCACGACCTGCAGCAGTAACTTCCAGGCCCCGGCCTGTACAG GGTGTAAAGACGGACGGTGGGGGGCCCAGTGTGGCACACCTTGCCATGGAACGTGTGGACAGTGCACCCAGGACACAGGGAGCTGTACAGCGTGCTCTGGCTTTTTTAAACTACCTGAATGCAAGG AATGTCTCGAGGGATATTACAAACAGTCCTGGTCCACATCGTGTACCGAGTGCACCTGGCAGTGTCTGGACAACACAGTGTGCAGCAACACCACTGGCGACTGTGCGGACTGTCCACCGGGGAAAATGGGGGACCGATGCCAACAAGGTTCATGCATAATTGACATTTAG